In Geobacillus kaustophilus, a genomic segment contains:
- a CDS encoding prepilin peptidase: protein MNQIALTLVFLYSLLLASFFNVVGLRVPAGESIIRPRSHCPACGRTLSAGELIPVVSYVVQCGRCKGCGGRISPLYPAMELATAALFTAAPVWIGWGGRLIVAWTLISLFAIIVVSDLRYMLIPDRVLLVFAGLFLVERLVIPFLPWADMLLGAAVGFSLLWLIAVLSNGGMGGGDVKLFAVLGFVLGWKMVLLAFFLATLYGTVIGIVGMALGRVRRGKPMPFAPAIALGALTAFFFGEAIVRAYISFIV, encoded by the coding sequence ATGAATCAAATTGCCCTAACTTTGGTTTTCCTCTACTCCCTCCTCCTCGCCTCGTTCTTTAACGTCGTCGGGCTGCGGGTGCCGGCCGGGGAGTCGATCATCAGGCCGCGGTCGCATTGCCCGGCGTGCGGGCGGACGCTGTCGGCGGGGGAGTTGATCCCAGTCGTGTCGTATGTCGTGCAGTGCGGGCGGTGCAAAGGGTGCGGGGGGCGCATCTCCCCCCTTTACCCGGCAATGGAACTTGCGACCGCCGCTTTGTTTACCGCGGCTCCCGTTTGGATCGGCTGGGGGGGGAGGCTGATTGTGGCGTGGACGTTGATCAGCTTGTTTGCCATCATTGTCGTCTCGGATCTTCGCTACATGCTCATCCCCGACCGGGTGCTCCTCGTCTTTGCCGGTTTGTTTTTGGTTGAGCGGCTGGTGATTCCGTTTTTGCCGTGGGCCGATATGCTCCTTGGCGCGGCGGTCGGATTTTCGCTTTTATGGCTGATCGCCGTGCTGTCCAATGGCGGGATGGGGGGCGGCGATGTGAAACTGTTTGCCGTGCTTGGGTTTGTGCTCGGTTGGAAAATGGTGTTGCTCGCGTTTTTCTTGGCGACGTTGTACGGAACGGTGATCGGGATTGTCGGCATGGCATTGGGCCGCGTACGGCGCGGCAAGCCGATGCCGTTTGCGCCCGCGATTGCGCTCGGGGCGCTGACCGCGTTTTTCTTCGGAGAAGCGATCGTGCGCGCGTATATCTCATTCATTGTGTAA